Genomic DNA from Bartonella alsatica:
TGGTCATGATGTCACACGTTATTATCAACACGCTGTAACAATCATGAATGCCGAAGAACTCGCAAGTGCTATAACAAAACAATTAGAAGTGCTCTTTAGCGATAAAAAAACTCATCTTCATAAGAGACTCTAAAAAACGCGCCTTGTATTTTAAATGGCTCCTTTTCCGAAAAACTAGTTCACCACAAGATAAAAATACAAGCTAAGTTATTTCGCTCCTTTCTTTCCTCATCCCTATCATAAACAGTCCCACTGCCATTAGAAAATTGACTACAGCACAGTACCAAAACCAAACCACTATGCATTCCCTCATAAATCTCATCTACTTATGAAGGTAAAAGCTAACACCACCATTCTCTTTTCCAGCGTTCAATGCACTTTCTCTTATATTAAGATAGTTCATAAGAAACGTCATCTTTTATAAAATGATTTTTATCTACTCACCAATCCCATTTGTGACATACAATAAACAGTTTTTATTGATTCATCACGAACAGATTTCAAATAAGAAATTACGATATTTGAAACTTCCATTCAAATTGCAAACGATGAATTATCCTTACAAATCAATGTATACTTTTTTACTTGATCATTGGTAATAACTAAAATGATCATCATTTTTTAGCTTTCTAAATTTCAGAGTACAGCTTTCCCCCGAAAAGTTTTTTAAAACCACACTTCATTAAATAATAGTTATTTGTAGAACATTCTTTATGTTTTCGTCATCCCCCCAAAAAGCCACATTTGAAAGAATTAAATTGTCCACAACACACAACTATGACTCTTTGGTGGACTATTATCTCCCAAACTCAAATAATAGCTTGAGATATATTAAAACATGAAATATCTATAGCGAAAATGGTTCTAAAATGCCGCTCTTCTAAAAGGCAATAGGCAATTCTCTCACTTTCAAGAAAACAAAAAGACAAAACTTATTATTTACTACCAACAAAAGATGAATCACCTTTTTAATTACTTTGATAAAGAGAGAGTCTCACAGCTCTAAGAATTGTTCCATAAGGAATTAACATAAATAAACTCATAATGATTTTTACGGCAAAATCGCCAAAAGCAAGTGAAAACCAAACTGGAATCCCAATCCCTCCCCAAATAAAGCTCCTTACAAGTGAACTATCAGCATAACCTGTCATCTGATCGATAAAGGCAAAAGAGCTAGAAAAAGCAAGAGCAAAAAATAAAACCGTATCCAAAGCTGAACCCACAAACGCCGCTGCTAAAGGTGCTTTCCACCACGTTTTACGCCGCAAAGGAGTAAAAATAACAATATCAAGAAGTTGCCCAAATAAAAATGCCAAACTTGAAGCAATTGCAAGCCGCGGAGTAACCAAAATCCAAGAAACAAAAACACCAGCGAAAAAACCAGCATAAACCACACGCCGTGCAGCAGCTGGTCCATAAAAGCGATTAGTCAAATCATTAATCAAAAAAGCAAATGGATAAGTAAAAGCACCGTACGTCAGCAACTCATTTAAACCAAACCAATAAACAGGATACTGAACCAGAATATTAGAAGCGATCACAACAAGACACATTGCAAAGATAGAAAAAGCGATACATTTTCTCTTTTGTTGTGCTAACAAAAAACCGTATGTTGAAAACATTTTTTTACTGGAGATATGAAACCAATCAATATAACAATCTAAAAAGTACAAAACTAAAAAACAGTACCTCTATAGAACGGAAAAAACCACTTTAGGATGAACAAAAGCGATTGCACTATTTGTTTAGTTTTTTCTTAACGATCTGACGCTTTAACAAACGCGCACGTTGTGACAATTTCTTATCATCAGCTTTGAGCAAAAAACCATCCAAGCCACCGCGGTGCTCAACAGAACGCAAAGCACTTGCCGAAACACGCAAACGGAAATTTTGCTGTAACACTTCCGAAATCAATGTCACATTGCAAAGATTTGGTAAAAAACGACGACGGGTTTTATTGTTCGCATGGCTAACATTATTGCCATAAAGAACTGTTTTTCCTGTCAATTCGCAAGCACGAGACATAAACTTCACCTTATAAACTCTAAGAAACTCCTAAATCCCAATACCCGTAAAACAGAATGAATGCAACACACACCACTTCCGGAAACAGATATTATTGAGGATTTGTGTTTTTAATAGGGTGTCGATACCAAAAGGTCAAGTCTTTTATAAAACCTTTTGTATCCTTATCGACTCATTCTACTATCTGTTCCTATAAAGGCGAAGAAAATATTTTTTTTTAACTCTCACCGTGCTAAAAGAATACTTACCATCCTAAAAGGAAGCATTAATCATGAATAAAATAGATCCTTCCATGAAAAAGCTTCAACAAGAATATATCCGTTTTTCTTCACTTCTGTTTGGTATATTATGCGTGTGTTTTTTTCTTCTTTTTAGTGCACTAGGTGTATGGCAAATACAACGATTAAACTGGAAAACAAATCTTATTACCAGTGCTAAGCAACGGATTCATTTGCCTCCCATAAAAGCACCATCCCAAAATCAATGGGCACATATTACTTTTGAAAAAGACGAATATCGCCCTGTCGTTATCACAGGAAAATTTTTATCAAATAAAAATATTTTAGTCACTGCTGTTGCTCAAGATACCACGGGCTACTGGGTTTTGACTCCTTTACAAACAGCCGATAATACTCTGACCTTTGTGAATCGTGGTTTTATCCCCATGGACGCACGCAATGACTTTCAAAACTCAGAAAAATCACACACTAGTGCCCCACCTCATAAACATTCTGCAACAGATACAAAGCAAACCACAATTATAGGGTTATTGCGCATGAGTGAAAAAAATAGTTTTTTTCCACGCAAAAATAATCCTGATAAGAATTTATGGTACACGCGGGATCTCTCTGCTATGGCACAAAAACTTGGTTTATCCGATGTTGCACCTTATTTCATTGATGCTGGAAAAAAAACAGCCAAGCAAGAAGCCTTTCCCATTGCTGGTCTCACTATTGTGCATTTTCAAAACAATCATCTGATCTACGCTATTACATGGTTTATCTTAGCCGCTGGTGTTCTAGGAGCTTCTCTTTTTCTGCTAAGACAAAAAAGATAAGAAACAAGGTACCTAACCTTATGAAATATGATTGTTAACAGTATTGCTTTAAGCAATATACATTCCACAACAGATCATATCTTCTTCCTTTTGTTAAGAATTTTAAAACAAAGATATTTGTTTTTTCAAAAAACAGCATGCAATGATCACCAAAGAAAACACATTACGCCTCCCTTAAATATGCTCTATTTACCATACCCAAAATAGAGGAAAACACCCACTCTGCACCTCTTCTCACAACAAGGTGCCTGTTACAAATACCATCATAAATAATCTTAGAAAAACTTGTAGGAATAATGCCATACAATTAAATCAATATTGTCATGATAAACGCTAAGATCATTAAGTCCACACGTTGAAGATGACTCCATACATTCACCTTCCTCCAATAACAGCACTAATTACTACAGGAGCGTAAAATATTCATACTGTTATTCAAATCTGATATTACCCTTTTTGAGGCAGAGAACAGAGGAAATCACAAAAAAGAGTTGTATTATAACTTCATGATAGATATGCACTTACAACATAAGAAGTTTATTTAAAATTCATCT
This window encodes:
- a CDS encoding VUT family protein, with translation MFSTYGFLLAQQKRKCIAFSIFAMCLVVIASNILVQYPVYWFGLNELLTYGAFTYPFAFLINDLTNRFYGPAAARRVVYAGFFAGVFVSWILVTPRLAIASSLAFLFGQLLDIVIFTPLRRKTWWKAPLAAAFVGSALDTVLFFALAFSSSFAFIDQMTGYADSSLVRSFIWGGIGIPVWFSLAFGDFAVKIIMSLFMLIPYGTILRAVRLSLYQSN
- the rpmB gene encoding 50S ribosomal protein L28 yields the protein MSRACELTGKTVLYGNNVSHANNKTRRRFLPNLCNVTLISEVLQQNFRLRVSASALRSVEHRGGLDGFLLKADDKKLSQRARLLKRQIVKKKLNK
- a CDS encoding SURF1 family protein, with protein sequence MNKIDPSMKKLQQEYIRFSSLLFGILCVCFFLLFSALGVWQIQRLNWKTNLITSAKQRIHLPPIKAPSQNQWAHITFEKDEYRPVVITGKFLSNKNILVTAVAQDTTGYWVLTPLQTADNTLTFVNRGFIPMDARNDFQNSEKSHTSAPPHKHSATDTKQTTIIGLLRMSEKNSFFPRKNNPDKNLWYTRDLSAMAQKLGLSDVAPYFIDAGKKTAKQEAFPIAGLTIVHFQNNHLIYAITWFILAAGVLGASLFLLRQKR